Part of the Zingiber officinale cultivar Zhangliang chromosome 6A, Zo_v1.1, whole genome shotgun sequence genome, gatgagtgctgttacttaaacatatttcctattgactatgggtgattcggtctatggagtatAACTAGGAAAACAActaattagaatgaatagattcaagTTAAGAAGGAAGATTAATATAGATTTACATCTTTgatgttatgtatagaaataattatgaatattgaatatggaacatgctctcgGCATAATTGTTGTTATGAGAAATTAGAGATGTTGATAATGATGTAAATGATTAATCTGCGGTAAAGACAAGATATTAATGTCTCAAATTTATTCAATAGAGCGATTAAGTTAAGTGTAACAATTTTCTTAGCAATAATTGCTCAATGTACTTGTTGCCACATGAATCATTTTCCCTGAAGTATAAAATGAATATTCTtacatggtctttgtgactagatgaccttcttggattgacttggacgagtgggagatgttagagTTAAGAAGATGAAAGGGCACCCATTCCCCTTCATCTTCTAACTCATTCAAATTCCTCCATTAAAagaggaagagtcatcttcctcctATAAAATTACGTCCAAGGTCCATGAAGCATGGAGAGACAAATTGTATGCGAAGTTTATGCAAGGCCAAAGAGAAAGGGTTCATTGGGTGTATGCGATATATGTGCAAGGTTCGTTTGTGTGCACAAAAGAGAGAGGAGTTGCGGTGAAGAACATAAGTTTTGGTTCATCCATTACCATCGgattgggatttggtttgtgaaccttGGAGAGCTTTTCAATTTGTTCGTGATCGTTCTTCCGACAATAAGCGAAGATCAAAATCTACTACGGGAAATCACTGTGAGTTTTAccaatttcatatttttatatttttcatgtttTAGAACCAAATAGTCTCTTAGCTATTCCTCCAACGATTCACAGGCGACTCGGCTAATCGAGTTCTGTCGTATATGTGAATCGAGTACCTGAATACAATTTCACGAAATTAGTGAAAAATAGTGATGCCGATAATGATGATGAGGTTGATTTTACCGTGGAGAGCAATGACGAGGCTCCTGTTGGGGACATAGTCGGTGACCAGCAGCTTCTCGACCTTCCTGTAGTAATAAGCCAACAGTGGCAGCAAGTTGGGGTGCGACAGCCTCCCCAGCCAGCTCATATGCTCCTCAAAGTCCTCCTTCCCCACCCTGTTCATGTCCTTGTACCTCTTTACCACCACCGACGGCCCGCCTGTCAGCGACGCTCGGTACGAGCACCCGAAGTTGCCGGTCCCCAGCAGCTCCGCCGACGACTTCAGCAGGTCCTTCAACTCGAACCTAGGACCTCCTTGCTGCACGAAGATCAGCTTCGGCGCCGTATGCTCGTGCTCTTTCGTCAACGGCGGCGCCTTGTTGTTGCCTGCGCAGAGCCTTGTCGTTGCTTGCACAGAAGATGTACGACGAAATGCCAAGCAGGCGAAGAAATCGGTTATACAATACATAATATTCTGAACTATGAgagttgaaataaaaaataataataataataaaaataaaagtagaGGAAGGTACGAAAtgcaattttcttttttcaattcgGTCCTCTTCCTTCTTGCACAAACAGAGCGGCGTCCAGGCTTCTAAGGCCAGCCGGAATCGGCCCTTCCAAGTTCCAAGTGATTGTTCGACAGATTTACGAGCTTTGCGCTCCACGATTGGATGATCGGAATCGAGCCCCTGAAGCGATTGTTATCTAGCTGGAGTTCGAGAAGCTTCAGCAGGCAGGCGAGGGATTTGGGCATCGGCCCCGAGAAGCCGTTGTCGGCGAGGTAGAGCTTCTTGAGCCAGCTCATGCCCTCGAAGGCTCCGTCGGGTGTCTCTCCGGAGAACTTGTTCCTCGACAGGTAGACCGCGCTCCGCAGCTTGACGACCGCCGGCATCGGGCCCAAGTGCACAGCCACGTGTTACCCTACCCGGAATTTAGTATAAAAGGTCCTTCCTTTCTCCCGGGCCCCTCCCGATCAATAAACCTATATTCCCCATGAAAAATAAGAATGATTTCACCAGTGATTTGACTTAATTGGTTCCATCGAATCAATCATACGTCTGATTATAATAAAACTACTTATGAGGAGGTATCTGAGAGAGAACAGTGTAGTAAATAGATAACATATATGGCAGCCAAAAGTTTCCCTAACAATTTAATATTTTGGAACAAATACTCTCCAGCCGCAAGCTAATATACAAACAAAGAGAACACATAGAGGAAAATGAACTGTTCTTTTAAGATTACTTAAACCACTTTCTTCATCCTAATGTGAAATAAAATCAACTATGTTTGCATGGATTTGAATAGTTATAGATGATGTCTCctcatttatttaaaattttttccttaCATGCCTTTTTTTCACAAATTAATAATCATGCTCTTTTGTGAAACAAATTAGTCATGAGATAACAAAGCTTAAGTACCTTTACTCATGCATTTTCAGACATAGagataataattttcaaaaaatgttttttattttacttaaaGTATATAcggaaaaaataaagaaagattcaCATGCttgtttttcataaaaattactTACAAATTTGAAATAGGGGGCGAGGGAATTCTTGTCATTGATATCTTTCCACTGGATATTTTCCCACCAATCCACTTCACCAACAATACCTTTCAATTTATTCTGACAGATTTCAGCTCCAAACGGTAGCTTTCTGAGTTCTGGGCAAAAGAATACATTTATCCGCTCCAAGTAAGGGAAGGTTAGTAGCTGCCGTGAGATGCAATTCAATTTAGGCAATCCATACAAAAATAGTGAGCGTAAGCCAATGCCAGAGTTTACTGAACTTCCAACACAACTTATCAATTCTTCCATCTCACCACAATTTGATACTCTTAAGATACTGAGGTTTGGTAGCTGAAACACGCCGGTGATATTTCTCAACATTTTGCAATTATTAATGGTCAATTCGTGAAGATTAGGAAAAACCATTTGAGGCTGGACTTCTTTCCAAGTGATTTCTAGTAAATCGTCGATAGTTATAAGCGTCATATACCTCAAACATTCAAGGCCTTCTTGATGATCCTTGTTGCTCTGAGCAACTGCTAATTTACCACCTGTCGTGACATTTACAATATCTAGTCGTTCAAGGCCCAGCCTTGTATTGTGGCTCCTCATGATGTTCTCAAATAGTTGACTTGGATAAGCCAAGTCTCTCATGTCTCGTAGTTGGAGTTTCCATATAGATAATTGTGATAGAGAACCCAACCGTTCAAGGTCTATCATTGAGTGAAGGGTAATTCCAATGTTTTTCCGACATCCTTGGAATCCCTCTAGCTCACCCAAGTCAGTGTACTTGCTCTTGTATAGATCCAACAATTTGAGCAAAGGTAAGTTGGATATTGTTCCCTTGGGTACTTGGGCAAGACTCCAAGTTCTTTCCAGAAGCAAGTATTTCAATTTGGCAAGACTACTCAACTCTATTGGCAGCGCTTCGACTTTGGTGAAACTCAAGTTTAAATGTTGGAGTTCAGATAACATGTTGATTTCCCTTGGAAGTTCTCTGATCATTGTATAGGAGAGATCCAAGAATGTCAAAACTGGTAAAGACAAGAAAAATGACTTAGGAATAAAGTCTAGAAATTTATTCTGTTGGAGCATAAGCACTGAAAGTTTGGGAAAAGTTGCAGTCTGCCTTGGTAAATAAGTTAATTTGTTATGCATGAATGATGCTCGTTCTACCACTTGCCATTCCTCGTTCTTTAGTTCCAACTGTCTCAATCCAGCCTGTGATATAACAATCCATTTACGTTGATTGGATTCACAATCCGAGGCTATCCATAAAGCCATGTCCCGGATCACATCATGCATCTTGATCTTTGTTGGGTGTACCTCTTCGATAAGCTTGTTGCGTACCTCTTCAACAAGCTCTAACAAGCATGCATTTGTAAGAGTCTCGATATGGGAATGCCCTCTGTGGAATGCCCTATTGATTGAGTCAAATTCATCAATCAGGCCAAGGCCTATCCAACATTGTATTAATTCGACTTTGTCAATTTCGAAATCTTCAGGCCACAAAGAGCAGCACAACAAGCGGGCTCTCATGTTGTCATCTTCCAAGCTATCATAGCTAAGTTTAAAGGCAGCAAACATAGGATCTCGTTCTCTCATACCCGTGACTTTTGGCATCTGTGATAGCTTTAGCTGCGTAAGGGCATCATTCCAAACTTCCCATGACCTCTTTGCAGACATGGCTCTGCCGACAGTGATGAGAGCAAGGGGCACACCAGTACACTCTTTAGCAACTTCTTTTGCTAGTCGATTAATTGCCAACTCTGAGTTGATTACATCTTCACCTGCATACTTTAGAAAGAGCTCCCATGCTTGATCAAATGTCAAGCCTTTCACTTTTTTCTTCATGTTAACCCTCATTTCAGTGCATACTTGCTCGCTGCGTGTCGTGAAAACTACCACCTTGCGCTTCTGCTCCTTGCCATGCTCAACTTGTACTTGTTCCATCCCCAACATATTAAGATCATATAATTCCCAAATATCATCAAGAAACAACAAGcaatttttttcctttaaaaagTCGCAGAGCTTAGAAGCACGATCGTCTTCACTCTCTTCATCTTTAAGATTCAGTCCTACTTTCTTAGCCAGGTCCATTTGAAGCTTTTGCAATTTGCATCCCTTGGAGGCCACAATCCATACGACATGCTCAAACATGAGTTTtgaaatctcttcatggttgttGATGAGCTTCAAAAGCGTCGTCTTTCCTATACCCCCCATGCCGTAGATGCCTATAACACTGGCATTTTCATCCCTAATCTGTTTCACAATCTGGATCAGATTCGATTGCATCCCGACGACATTATTTGAAATGGAAAGCTTCATGGCAGGCGGCGGCGGCGTCGTGGCAACCTTAGAAACATCCACTTGGCTAATCAACTCCTTCACCTCTTCCAGCTTCTTGGTGACTCTCCGGTTGATGGAGACGCAATTCCACGACCAGCCCCCGAGGCACCGCATCGCTCTGTAGTCCCGTTGGATGGCGTCGACCTCCGTAGATAGAAACGTCTCGGCCCGGAGCTTCCACAGTCGAGTTTCTTCGGTGACGGTTTGCCCGTTGCGCTCAATGGCCCCGTTGAAGTCGACTAGTTTGGCATTCAATAGCTCCGCGTCTCTGTGCAAGTTTTCGACGCGAGATCGAGGCCTGGCGAGGTAGGTCGAAGCTGCACCCCATATCCCTTTAAGGATTTCCGATATCCCGATGGCGATGGAGGTCATGGCGATCAAGGCGAAACAACGAATGCTTGGAAGAGGGGAGATCTCTGAAACTTCAGTAATCGAGAAGAGATTGGGGCTTAAAAGTCAACTGATAACTGACCAGCAATATTGGAGCCGACGTGCCGAACGGTAGTAGTGGGTTGTCATGTGTTAgttttttcagtattttatttgtttaaaataatttttaaaactctgatattcaatatttttttaaaaaaaattatagagtaTTTCTAATTGACGCAATTATTAAaagaacttttttaaaaaaataaaaaaaaatcagaaaacaCTCTACcatatttcttatattttttttacctaaaatatctattaatatatatatatatatatatatatatatatatatatatatatatatatatatatatataaagatgtTATCATACGGGACTGTGAAAACGCGCCTGTGCGCGACTCCTGCAGACACCAGTAATGTGGATttcatttatttcttttatttggcTTTTGCTTTTTCACAGAACACGTGATCTCTCTTCGGCAAACCAAAGGGACGAAGCTAGGGCATGCCGTCCTCGTCGTGCACCTTCCTCCTCGTGTTTTCGTTGGCTTCCTTCCTCCTCGCACCCCTCACCTCCCCTCCACCGTGAAGCGTCCAACTCCTCGTGACTTAGAAACGGGCAATCTCTCTCGGCaaacctccgaagcgaagctagggcACGAAGGTTCCAGATCGTGCCCCTCACCGCCTCACGCGACCTCGAAGCTTCTAGCTCGTGCCCCTCACCGCCTCGCGCGACCACCAACCACTCTCTATAAGACTCCTTGTCTTTGCTGGGTCTCGCTTCTACTTCCCATTGCTCATAGTCTTTCTCTTGTTTCTATAAGGTTAAGGGAGGGTGTATTCAATGTTGAACTTTAATTACTTTGAATGACTTTTGTAGATTTTAAAAGTCTAGGTGTATTCAATCTAGACTTTTATAAACTCTATAGAAATCTAATGGTATCTGATGTGGATACAGTTTAGGGCAGAGGAGAGATTAGTGGAAAAGTGAGGGGCAATTTGGTAAAAGCATGGGTAGGGTTTTAAGAAGAGGGGACTGTAGCATGCAAGAAAAGGGGGGGCGTTTTGGGTTTCTGCGGCTTCTTCGTGGATTGGAGCCGCCGCCACCGGAAAATGTCCTCCCTCTCATGATCCTCGCTGACGCCAACGCCGACTCCCAGCTTTCGCCTCcgctcttctccttctccttctcctcaccACCGATTGCCAcctttcttcctctccctctcctcctcgcaACGCCGCCACCGGACATATTCGATGCTGCCATCACCTCCTTCTCTCCCGTCACTGGCATCATCGACGCCAACACCAATAGAGGAGGTCTTCTTCGCTGCCTCACGCACAGAAGGCTACCTCCGTTGGTTTTGCTGCTTGCCAGACCACCCACGTCGCACGCACGAGGACTCACGTGAGCATGAtgacctctcctcctcctctcttcccacGGCTAGCACAGCAGCCGGTCCTCTGTTCTCCTCGCGCGGTTGCCACTCGACCCCCCTGGTCGTCTCCGAGCACCTCTTGCCGTCGGTCGACATCTCCTCCCTTCTCCTCTCGCCGTCGACTTCCCCAGTTGCAGCTTCTGCCAGTGATGCTGACGTCGCCTCCCTCTTCTTACACGTGACAACACTGTATGCTCTCTGTTCCGGTGTCCATAGCCGTCGCCGGCAACCTCTACGTGCCACCAGCCCTTCGCGACAACATCCACACGTTGCAGTCGCACAACCGGCACCTCCCAGCGGCCACAGCGGTCTCCGTAGCCACCTCCATCCGACCGCCGCTGCGACGGACCGCCCCCTCTCTCCCTCGTAGCTCGTCAGCAGCTCCAGCAGGCAACCCCAGAGCCGACAACCCTTTCTCCCCCTCCGCATCAACGTCGTAGTGTCGCCTCTCTCCAGCGTCGCAGCCCCTACACCGGCTCTCCTCCCTTCCGGCAGCCATCTCCAGTGGCAACCCTTGATGGGCCCACTATCTCGACCGATCTGCTGTCCTAGTCGACCCATGGTTTTCGTCGGCCCACGACCTTGGCCAACTATATAGCGTTATTGTCATTGTCGGTAGTCCGCGCATCCATTGCGTCCCTGTTACAACTTTGTGTTGTGGTTGTGTTCTGGCCTTCGAGCCGATATattatcccggcctgcgtgccgatctcgtggCCCGGCCTACGTGTCGATCTTATGTCCCGGCCTACGCGCTGATCTCGTTTCTCAGTTTATGTGTGGCTTTCATGTTCTAGCATGCGTGCCGCTAGTACCTCCCAGCCTACATGCCGATATTTTATCCCGACCTACAGCTCATCTTCTTGTTCCGTGCCGTGTTCGGCTCtgcgtcgtcagatccagctcttcatcctGATCGGGAGTCGTCTattcttccgggtcgcgacaactcgagtcGCGTCCCATCCAAGGGTGGCCCCCTAGCCAGGGTACATTTTCCGTCCATATTCTCtctgtattttattattttatggcttagtcttATACTTATAttttcgttggatctgcctcgagcatcaaggtaccgggggccgggtcaacccggtcactggctgcaggtagcgttgaccagaggacttctgaagacttggtcaacacagaagccatctcagcacacccccctccgggatGTCGTGACtcagtcaacattccatccacctcaccggcggtccgtctgactcagcttccggacgggatcaaatttggcgccgtctatgggaatcttctccacctgttctggaacgtgaagatggttAACGTTGGGAGGTTCTATGCCATTATCAAACTCTCGGAGGATCCTGACAAACGTATTATcttctatcctcactccaccggtattcgggagtcaagggatcgagtggagcttcaATTGGCTGACaagttagtttttccattatattctttccctgactccacgggtattcgggagttaagggaccgagacaaacccttagccggttggcacgactccccgatcaggtacgttacaagctctgctccctttttacgaTTATAAGAGCTGTTATAGCCCCCTGATAAAagtaagatcctagttccttgatcaaaggctagggccttcgatttttgatcggacactaggggcccagctccccgctcatacactagggacacagctccccaATAATTGACTCGTAGTacgacttcccgatcaggatctaagggtctcgctctttgattacaagTTAGGGGCCTTACTCTCTAATCAGGGATCAGGGGCtcagctccccgatcaggtgtaTTATAGGCTCTGCACCATTCGCCATGAAACTCTGCATCCTCTTGCTACTAccggctctgcacccttcaccatggggctcaGCATTCTCTTACTGCTATAGACACTCTATTATTACTATATGCTCTGTATTCTCCACCTATTTTGCGTGCTTTTTATGTCCACAGGCTCTACTTCCTTCTATTGCTACGGACTCTGCTCCCTCATATGGCTATGGGTTTCACTCCCTTTAACGGTCGGGACTCAGATTATTCTTCTCCCTGACTTTGCGgacatttgggagtcaagggatcgacaCTATTTCTCTTACTAGCTGTACAGGCATTTGGGATTCGAGCCAGCCAGTTGACATCACTCCGctatcaggtatgataaaggctctATCCCCTTATATTGTTACGGGCTCCGCTTCTACGGACTTTGTGGATTATCTCCCTCATTCGGGGTCTAGTAATCTTCATTGGTCTCGAACCAGCTTATCGgttttcttatctcccccgttcggggtcgagctatcacCACCAGTTTCGGACCGGAGTATATCATTTTTTACCCCCTcccccccattcggggtcgagataatcgccaccggtctcggaccagagtatgtCCTCTcttacctcccccgttcggggtcgagataatcgccaccagtctcggaccggagtatatcCTCTCTTACctccccccgttcggggtcgagataatcgccaccggtctcggaccggagtatcaccattggtctcggaccagagtatcgccactagtctcggaccggagtatcgccactggtcacggaccagagtatcgccaccggtctcggaccggagtatcgtcactggtctcggaccagagtatcgccaccggtctcggacagGAGTATCGtcatcggtctcggaccggagtatcgccactggtctcggaccaaagtatcgccaccggtctcggactggagtatcaccactggtctcagaccagagtatcgccaccggtctcggaccagagtatcgccactggtctcggaccagagtatcgccaccggtcttggACCGGAGTATCgtgtatcgccaccggtctcggaccggagtatcgccaccggtctcggaccagtgtatcgccaccggtctcagaccggagtatcgccactgatctcagaccggagtatcaccactagtctcggaccagagtatcgccatcggtttcggaccggagtatcgtcaacgacctcttggtcgatGCTCATCGCTCATTCACAGCTCTGCCTAACACTCGTCATACTCACTTTACTCGCCGCTCTGCTAGGCACTCAACATTCACGTTTCGCTCAccgctgttgctcggtcggcacaCACTCGCTTCAGACGTCGCTCTGCCTGGCACTCGATAGTCACGTTTTACTCAccgctgttgctcggtcggcGCTTACCGCTCATCGCTCACTGCTCACTCGCCGCTCTACCCAGCAC contains:
- the LOC121998726 gene encoding probable disease resistance protein At1g61300, with product MTSIAIGISEILKGIWGAASTYLARPRSRVENLHRDAELLNAKLVDFNGAIERNGQTVTEETRLWKLRAETFLSTEVDAIQRDYRAMRCLGGWSWNCVSINRRVTKKLEEVKELISQVDVSKVATTPPPPAMKLSISNNVVGMQSNLIQIVKQIRDENASVIGIYGMGGIGKTTLLKLINNHEEISKLMFEHVVWIVASKGCKLQKLQMDLAKKVGLNLKDEESEDDRASKLCDFLKEKNCLLFLDDIWELYDLNMLGMEQVQVEHGKEQKRKVVVFTTRSEQVCTEMRVNMKKKVKGLTFDQAWELFLKYAGEDVINSELAINRLAKEVAKECTGVPLALITVGRAMSAKRSWEVWNDALTQLKLSQMPKVTGMRERDPMFAAFKLSYDSLEDDNMRARLLCCSLWPEDFEIDKVELIQCWIGLGLIDEFDSINRAFHRGHSHIETLTNACLLELVEEVRNKLIEEVHPTKIKMHDVIRDMALWIASDCESNQRKWIVISQAGLRQLELKNEEWQVVERASFMHNKLTYLPRQTATFPKLSVLMLQQNKFLDFIPKSFFLSLPVLTFLDLSYTMIRELPREINMLSELQHLNLSFTKVEALPIELSSLAKLKYLLLERTWSLAQVPKGTISNLPLLKLLDLYKSKYTDLGELEGFQGCRKNIGITLHSMIDLERLGSLSQLSIWKLQLRDMRDLAYPSQLFENIMRSHNTRLGLERLDIVNVTTGGKLAVAQSNKDHQEGLECLRYMTLITIDDLLEITWKEVQPQMVFPNLHELTINNCKMLRNITGVFQLPNLSILRVSNCGEMEELISCVGSSVNSGIGLRSLFLYGLPKLNCISRQLLTFPYLERINVFFCPELRKLPFGAEICQNKLKGIVGEVDWWENIQWKDINDKNSLAPYFKFVY